In the Populus trichocarpa isolate Nisqually-1 chromosome 1, P.trichocarpa_v4.1, whole genome shotgun sequence genome, AGTGCAGAATCCTCactaaaaatattgatgaatatAGATGATTATGGATGTATAAACCCTAAATGAGGGCCGACCAAAttgaaaggatgaaaaaaaaatgaaatgaagtgATGGATTGTATAGTTGTGATCTTATTAAACCTTTATAAACATGTTTGAATctgaaacaaaaattatgttATGTTAATGTCTTGATTGTTGTTTATATGATTGATAAACTTGTATGATTATGAATCAAGTGAATGAATGTGTGATTATAACATGTTGTTGTGAACATACTTTTGATAGAAATGATGAATTGCATGTGTGAATTAGGAAGGAAATGGGTAGCAATGTCTGGCCAAAAAGGGAAAAACCATGATGAAGACCTTGCATAATGAACACTCTTAGGGAAACAAGATATAGAATGGAAATGAGACTCTTGCATGATGAATAATTCCTAGTAGAATGTGTTTAATAAGTTGGAATGATACAATTGTGAACAATGGAATGAATAATTGTTGACAACACTAGGTTCGGCTATGGACCACTAAGTGGGAGAATCTTTGGAAAACAATGTACATGTTTAGATTGATCTTGCATTGTGTGGAAACCTTATGATAaacttgatgaaattatagatagtgTGTGTTTCTTACTCTTGTCAATGTTAGGTTGCATGAAATAAACTAGAATACCTAGGATGTATTTTACCATGCTACGATGAATGAGAAGTGAAGTTAACATTAAGGAGAACCATAGTATGTCAAAAAAGGAATGTGATAGAGTTATGGTCATTATAGAAAGGAATGTCAATCAATAGGTTGTCCTTAATAGTATGGTTAAGTATAAACTATTGTTATGAAATAAGGACACCCCTTGCCGACTTTACTTTGTAAAGTCGAATATGATTTGGTTGTGATCTATATCCAAACTAGGTTGAAGTGTCGGAAGTGACTTAGTTTTCACTGATGATTTTTTGCATCAGCAATGACTTAATTTTCGTTAATGATTTCTATGTCAGaagcgacttagttttcgctaacaattttttgtgttaaaattaGCGACTTAGTTTCGCTGACGATTGTCTGTGTTAGTAGtgacttagtttttgtttatgattttttttttgtcagaagTGATTTAGTTTTCACTAACGATTTTCTGTATCAGCAGTGACTTTGTTGATCAATTTCATACCATAAATGATCTAGTTCTCATTGACGATTCTAGCATCGGTTTGGCCTGACCCCATTACGGGACTCTAGAATTAAACTATAGAATTTTTATGGGTAACCTATATCTAGAATTGAGAAGAATGTATGGATATGATGAATTTCGTTATATGATTATATGATGTGAGGAATGTAACACCtcacctcactagcaagatattgtccgctttgggccttccagtccacccaaatccagggcttccacccaggttcCCCTCATggttttgttcttggcagccacgcatgaccccaaaacgcgtcttattagtcaaggtgagcatgcacttataaggccctggctctggacgctcgcttccgatgtggaATCTCACAATCCCCTCACCTTAAGACGAGTCgtcctcggctctgataccaaatgtaacaccccacctcactagcaagatattgtccgctttgggcctcccagtccacccaaatccagggcttccactcaggtccccctcacggttttgttcttggcagccacgcatgaccccaaaacgcgtcttactagtcaaggtgagcatgcacttataaggccctggctctggacgctcgcttccgatgtgggatcttacaaGGAATGCTTGAATGTGAGCATGTGCATTCTTGGAATATGTGTGGTATTGACCTATGAGATTTTTGAATACAAATGTATTGATTGATGATCATTTGGTGTATCAGAAGGTCCGACCGGTATCAAAACTTCGCTCGAACGAGGACACCTCATGGGACGAGCAGGTAGGTGGTCTCCACCCCTTTCTGTAATTATGTTAGATCcttataatgaattttatataaattgttGCTACTCGGTTATGATTATTGGAATTTGTTCATGAAATAGTTGCCTGAATAATGTGATTAACTTCGATTAATGGTATCAgtaatggatgaccgggattgAATGATATGATTAGTTTCTGCTAATGGTATTCGTGATGGATGATAAGGATTGAATAATGTGGTTAGTTTttgctaatggtatccataatGAATGATCGGAATTAAATaatgtgattagcttcggctaatggtatttGTGATGAATGAGCGAGGTCGAATAATGTGATCAGCTTCGGCTGATGGTATCCGCAATGGATGACCGGAATTTGAATAATATGAttggcttcggctaatgacatctgTAATGGATGGCTGAGATTGAATAATGAGATCAGTTTCGACTAATGATATCTGTAATGAATGACTGAGAATGAATAGAGTAATTAATCTCGACTAATAGTGTTCTTATTGGTTATTCTTATTGGATAATCGAGGTTGAATGGAAGGATTAGCCTCGGCTAATAGTATAATTATTGGATAATCAagattaatttacaaaaaaatacatttgggTGATGACACTCAGGTTTATAGACCAAGGGAGGCTAAGGAATCAACTTCGATTCTCTAAAACTCAAGTCGAATGAATAGGATGTACGAATAAGATTAACATCGTtcgatggaataaaaaataatcgtaTTATATGAAGTTAATGAAAAGAATTGACTTACCTAagctaataataaaatttgaaatcatgTTCTTCTTcccattattattatattaaagattgttctttatttttatattgcattTGAATTGTAACAGGGACGTTACATAGCCACGGCATTTAGGAGTTCAATTTCGCAAGTTTTGACATAAACTATGTAATCGCATGTTTAGGATGATATGCATTTTGTATAATAATGTAATAGTTTGAAATTACTgataagtatttttataaagacTTATAATGATAACTTTCTGGAAACAGGAATGTAAACTTATATACATGATGACATGATATGAATGTATTGTTTATATACTCTCTAACGCAAAGATGTTAGATGTTAGATTATGTGATCATATAAGTATTATACTATATTAACTAATGATGTCTATGTGTTCGTTCAACAagtatcaacaacaacaaaaaaacaattatcacttGCTTTCATGTCATTTACCTTTTCACCGTGTcatgaattgaagagaaatatcGAGCTATTACATAAACAAGGGAAAGTTTTTATTACCATCAAGTTCTTCAAAGTGCAGGAGAGCTCCTGCTTAGCCATATTCGGGCTGTTGAATTCTCTTTCGATATGGCACCAAATAATAACATGCTATACAAGCTTCCTCTCCTTCTCCCTGTCCCTCCGCTGAGCCTGAGTCCGTGTGAGGCCAGAGAAAGCAAACCCTTTTTTTTGGCATGTCGAAGAAGACGGTCTGTTAATTCAGGGCTTCAAATCACTCTCTTCCCTTCTGGTCCTGGGCTTTGTTTGGGTCAGTCCATCATAGTTATTTGGGttaacccaaaaagaaaaatatttcagcCCAATTCATTTAGTTGGTCTAACCCAAAAAAGGGAAGTCTCCGATTCTATGAGGAATTTTTTTAGAGCGAAAGAAAAAACTCTCCTGCTTTCTAAACTTATAAAAGCCGGAGAGAGCCCTGCCTCCTCTTCAAACGCTTCTGCTGCTGCTTACGCTTCCTTCACCTTCTGGGGTTCTCTCACGCAAAAGCTCGACCCGTTTTCATCGTTCCCTAGCTACCAAGGTTTTGATCCAAGATTACCTTCTTCatttatttactaatttttcTACATAAACCCGATGATCTTAATCTTTTTTGTTCAAGAATGAGCTAGCTTGGTCTTGATTGATGATTGATTATAtgatttgggttttgtttttttcaactaattttttatttttttgaattttgaattttgacagTTCTCTACAACAAATCTTGTGGGCTTAACCTGTTGAAGTCAGTAGACATGGTATGTTAGTGCTAATGACTTGTTCCCCCAATTTTTGCTGTATTGCGAGCTTGgaagaattatttgatttaatcaacATCATCGATAATCACTGAGAAACGGTTGTCTTAATATATGGTAGAATGATATTGATTGCATTCTTTGaaacaattaataatatttgagCTTGCTCATCCTTCATTGTGTGAAAGATGGTAGAATGAATAGGACTCAAAAGTCTAAGCATCATCCATGTTTATTGCGTCAAATCTTATGTTGCTCAAGTCTGTGAATTTGTTCTAAAGAAAATTTAGTAATTTAGCTgcatatgtttattttaatcaCTTGTTTCGACAATTGCAGGATCGCCAAGACCACCACAGTTCATCATTTGAACAGAGTTACCGCTGCTACCCTGTCTCTTTCATTGATAAGGTTTGAGAAATAACTACTACAATTTGAATCATAACTACTAAAATAATGATTCTGCAAAAATTTTTAGTTGTTGGTTTTCCTATTTGTTTGATGATATAGTGTTGTATATAGTAGTAGCTTATACATGTAAATGAACAAGATGTTTGTCAATccacaaaaatattattccttGTTAAATTTGCTCCAAGTTATTTGTGTCTTTGCAGGCACATCTGGAAAAGGGGGATAAAAGTATGTCCATCTTCTTATTCATGTTCTATCATGCTAtccatttcatttattttaaaaataaaatcaaataaaactggTTTTCAAGAATTGACAATCTACTATCTCTTGTTGCATCCAGTTATTATGCCTCCCTCAGCTCTTGATCGCCTTGGTAAGCAGATCATTCTCGATAAACTTCCTTTTCTCTATTCCTGCTATTGTATCTTGTGCCCTTAATCCTGGTTTAATGATTATACATCATTTAAAGATAATGGTGTTTGCTGCAGCAACCTTGCACATTGACTATCCAATGCTTTTTGAACTCCATAATCCTTCTGCTGGACGTACTTCTCATTGTGGGGTTCTAGAATTTATTGCAGATGAGGGCATGATATACTTGCCCTACTGGGTATGCTTTTACATTATCTTCATGAATGTAATGGTTCGGCTATTGTATGCTTACTTGATCTGCTCATTTGTTCTACACTTTTAGATGATGGAGAACATGCTGCTACAAGAGGGGGACATTGTGCAATTGAGAAATACCAGCCTGGAAAAGGGAACTTTTGTGAAGCTGCAGCCCCACACCAAGGACTTCTTAGACATCTCCAATCCCAAAGCAATGTTGGTTTATTTATTCGTCATATTCTTTTCTACGTGATTGCAGTAAGCTTGGTAGCTCATTTTATTCATTCCTTTCTTGCTTGGTGATCATTTTGTAGCTTGGAAACTTCATTGAGGAACTACTCTTGTTTAACCACTGGTGATACAATAATGGTTGCCTATAACAACAAGAAGTACTACATTGATATAGTTGAAGCAAAACCCTCTTCTGCAATTAGTATTATTGAAACGGACTGTGAAGTGGATTTTGCCCCACCTCTTGATTATAAAGAACctgaaaaaccaaaatcaattcCTCGATCAAACAAGATACCTCCTGAaggtttttttctcaattttatgtAAAAGATTTGTCCAATTatctgaattgattttttattattggatttaTTTATCAAGTCCCTAAAACAAATGGTTTTGACTCTTCCTTTTTCAGGTATGGAAGAGCCAGCCGCAAAGATGCCAAGGTTCAGTGCATTTACTGGTTCAGCAAGGCGCTTGGATGGCAAACCAGCGACACAACCAACTGCATCCACTATCTGCCCTGCGTTGAAACAACACCAACCAGAAGCTGAGAACAATGGCTCCAAGTTATTAAGCTCCTTATCACATCAGCAGTCTGGAAAGCTTGTGTTTGGTTCTACGTCAAACCAACCCCAAAATGAAACACCAAAGGTATGTCTTGCCTTGCTGGTAGTTCTGTAGAGTATGTCCTCGTTTTCCACAATGCACTTATTCCCTGACATGACCCGAACCTAGAATGTGCTTCCATTGTGTCTTCCACGAATTTTTCTGATGAATTCGCCATAATATATCTGATCAATGCATGATATCATGAAAAATGGATACAATTTTTTGACTGCCACTTAAATTGATATGAATTGGTTTCTGTAACTAGGTTCCCTTAAAGAAAAGCACTCAGGAGCCTCCCCAGAAGGTGGAAGATCCGAAGTTTCAAGCTTTCACGGGGAAGAAGTATTCCCTAAAAGGCTGAATCTCAACTCCATTGTTGTCCATCCTTTTCTAGCATACACAGGATGAGATCGACTGATTCTGGTTATTTAATAGAATGTTTTTGCTACTGTATAATTTATATCTTTTGAACCCAAAATCGGGTACACGTCAATGGTCCAAACCTCAGAAGAACACCCAGTCAACTTCTGTTTGGCATACGGGGTCTTCTATGGATCCTTATGTTTAGTATATAATTTATCAAGATAAAACTAATCAGGCTATTagttatttctctctttttttgttcctttgttttttaaaagttctgATGCTCTCTACACCTGCAATATTTGATGGTGAGGCAGACCACCAATGATGCTCAGAGACTCGAATATTTCAGCCGTATCTAACAAAGCGTAATTCTAGATGTTCAAGATGACATAAAACCACTGAATTCCTCATGAGAAGTAGCTTCAGAAAGATAAACAAAAGGCCATGAGGCAGATGATTCCCTTCTCGTTTATTAGATAATCACAACTAACAGAGTGGCTTCTTATTTAAATCAACTAATCATTATAATTAGAACGTAATAACATTTAGATGTTCAGCCCCACCTGATTATACGATACAGAGATGGTAATGGAAAAGTTCCGGTGAGAAATACAATAATagtagtaaaataataattagctAAGCTTCCACAGATGTCTCAATTGCAACCTTCTTGGAATACTTGATGCCTTCAGACTTATCATTGGCTTCCCAGAGTTCTGGCAGTGCTTCCTTGATATTATGAAGACTCTCTAACGCACAGTCCACACCTTCAATCCGATGAGAAGAGCCTACCTGTATCAGCACCGTTGGAACTTGTTGATTTAACATTTTCGAAGCAGTTTGGAAAATTTCACGGGAAAATAAAACTGGCAGTGAcattttgctttattatttttggccGAGGTTTATGATATCATTAGATTAGCTTACCCAAACAGTGTGGAGACCCAATCCTTTTCCAGTCTGTAAGTTACGGATGCTATCATCAAAGAACAACTAAAGAGCAAGAAATCACTACGTTAGATAAACGCAGACTAGACAAGGAAACTGAAGGCTATGAAAATCACTTAGAATAGCTTTGAATCATTGGAGATCGTAATAGGAATGAAACTTGCACACATTCTAAAGCTAATCCAAGCATTGATTCAACATGCAAACAATATAGAAATGCAAAACCGATGAATTTCTGTGCTTGTAATGTAAGTTCAATTTTCTTACCGTCTTTCGAGGGCTGATGTTGGCAATCTTAAAAACCTGCTCAAATGCTTCCTCAAAAGGTTTGCAGACTACGGGGGTCTTTGGAAGTACAAGATCTGCGTCAGGACAGGTAGTATATTCATCGATGTCAAAAACCTCTCTGTCATCCCCATCAACAGGATCATTTCCTTTATTAGCAGCATCATTCAAAGTCTCAAAGCATATGATCCTTTCAAAACAATCCTCCAATCCAAGCCTGCTAAGGACTCGACTTGCATGAGCCTTGTCAGCATTGGTAAAGACCtttccatgaataaaaaagGATTATTAATCACCAGCAGATATCTGATGCAGTCAACCAAATACTTTTCCCAAATGCAGTAATTTTTAAAGAGTACGCAACCAAGGAAGGAAACTTACAACTTTACGAACAGGCACATTAAGTAAGATATTCCTCAGGACAGGGTCGGGTTTAAGCATCTGATAGGGCAATCTTCCATGAACAAAACTGCAAAATACAAAAGCGTAGGACCACATTAATTTCACAAAAGATACTCCTTGTATTAATACACATACGAGCAAGAAATCAGTACCTATGGAAGTCATCATAGTCAAATTTATGCCCAATAGcctgaaaaacataaaaatagaacgaaaaaaaacccagaaaacttTTTAGTGAAATcactgtaaattaaaaaaatcttgtaaaaaaaaacagagcatcaAGTTCTTGGGTTATTACCCTAAGTCCAGCCATGGTCGTCCCATAATACTTGTACAATGAAACACACAACTCAGGGGCTTTACTTTCCTCAATGCCAAGCTTTTTAATCATATATTCTATGATAAATCAAGAACATTCCAAATCAATTAGGGTATATCACATAACATAATCTTAAAGAGAGAGAGTGCTTCATTAAGCAATACCTTGAATATTTTGGGTAACATGGACTGATAAACCAGAACCGAGTGGATAAAGGGTATCATCAATATCtggaattttatatataaaaaagccaTCAGTTATATTATAGTAATTTTATTCATCTTCAAGAAAAGAAGTCCACTAGGAGAAAATATAACATCAAAAGAAAATGCTTAATAAAAGAGCTTACCAAAAAGGAGGCAGTCATATTTGTGCTCCAAAGCTTGCTGTTTCTGATCATCTTCATAAGACTCCATTTTCGTACTAACCAAAAGCAAAAGCAGAATCTTTATACGTTGTTTTGGTATCAACTGCAAGAAAAcaaccaatttaattaaaaaaaacactaaaaaaatccaacataTCTTACTGCCCACCAAATCTGGAAATCAAAATgacaagaaagagagaaaaacaaacagATTGGTTATAATATACACAGTACTTCAGCACATTGTTATCCCAGAAAAACCTGAGAGAGAcaaaagcaagcaagcaagcaaattACCAGATCTCAAAAAATCAGAGAGGTATTgttgagaaagaaaggaagatactagttttcttttaaagaggaaagaaggaagaaaggagGGTCGGTGAGTGTAATCAACGGTTacatttattttaagattttttattggaatacTGTTTGGCTGTGAATTTCAATCTGTGtttctctaaattttaaattttttttttattaaaattgaatgcggtttgtattttttagatcgttttgatatgctgatgttaaaaataatttttaaaaaataaaaaaacatcattaacatatatttcgatat is a window encoding:
- the LOC7485696 gene encoding uncharacterized protein LOC7485696, whose translation is MRNFFRAKEKTLLLSKLIKAGESPASSSNASAAAYASFTFWGSLTQKLDPFSSFPSYQVLYNKSCGLNLLKSVDMDRQDHHSSSFEQSYRCYPVSFIDKAHLEKGDKIIMPPSALDRLATLHIDYPMLFELHNPSAGRTSHCGVLEFIADEGMIYLPYWMMENMLLQEGDIVQLRNTSLEKGTFVKLQPHTKDFLDISNPKAILETSLRNYSCLTTGDTIMVAYNNKKYYIDIVEAKPSSAISIIETDCEVDFAPPLDYKEPEKPKSIPRSNKIPPEGMEEPAAKMPRFSAFTGSARRLDGKPATQPTASTICPALKQHQPEAENNGSKLLSSLSHQQSGKLVFGSTSNQPQNETPKVPLKKSTQEPPQKVEDPKFQAFTGKKYSLKG
- the LOC7465100 gene encoding uncharacterized protein C24B11.05, translating into MESYEDDQKQQALEHKYDCLLFDIDDTLYPLGSGLSVHVTQNIQEYMIKKLGIEESKAPELCVSLYKYYGTTMAGLRAIGHKFDYDDFHSFVHGRLPYQMLKPDPVLRNILLNVPVRKVVFTNADKAHASRVLSRLGLEDCFERIICFETLNDAANKGNDPVDGDDREVFDIDEYTTCPDADLVLPKTPVVCKPFEEAFEQVFKIANISPRKTLFFDDSIRNLQTGKGLGLHTVWVGSSHRIEGVDCALESLHNIKEALPELWEANDKSEGIKYSKKVAIETSVEA